In Raphanus sativus cultivar WK10039 chromosome 5, ASM80110v3, whole genome shotgun sequence, the following proteins share a genomic window:
- the LOC108857625 gene encoding transmembrane emp24 domain-containing protein p24beta3: MKMERRQARSSKVHVFVLVGLILLSSIERISALSVTVSDDECVQEYVLYEGDNVSGNFVVVDHDIFWGSDHPGLDFTVTSPAGNIVHTLKGTSGDKFEFKAPKSGMYKFCFHNPYSTPETVSFYIHVGHIPNEHDLAKDEHLDPVNVKIAELREALESVVAEQKYLKARDTRHRHTNESTRKRVIFYTVGEYIFLAAASGLQVLYIRKLFSKSVAYNRV; encoded by the exons atgaagatggagagaaGACAAGCGAGGAGCTCGAAG GTCCATGTCTTTGTACTGGTCGGTCTGATACTATTGAGCTCGATCGAGCGAATCTCAGCACTATCGGTTACGGTTAGCGACGATGAATGCGTCCAAGAGTATGTCCTTTACGAAGGAGATAACGTCTCTGGAAACTTCGTCGTCGTCGACCATGATATCTTCTGGGGATCTGATCATCCCGGTTTGGATTTCACG GTGACGTCGCCTGCTGGGAACATAGTACACACTTTGAAGGGAACATCAGGAGATAAGTTTGAGTTCAAGGCTCCAAAAAGTGGAATGTACAAGTTCTGTTTCCACAACCCTTACTCTACTCCTGAAACCGTCTCCTTCTACATTCATGTTGGCCATATCCCCAACGAGCATGACTTAGCTAAAGACG AACATTTGGACCCGGTGAATGTTAAGATAGCTGAGCTGAGAGAGGCTTTGGAGTCTGTTGTTGCTGAGCAAAAGTATTTGAAAGCACGTGATACCCGTCACCGTCATA CCAATGAGAGCACGAGAAAGCGAGTGATATTCTACACAGTAGGAGAGTACATATTCCTAGCAGCAGCAAGTGGTCTTCAGGTTCTCTACATCCGCAAGCTCTTCAGCAAGTCGGTTGCATACAACAGGGTTTGA